One genomic segment of Fibrobacter sp. includes these proteins:
- a CDS encoding type B 50S ribosomal protein L31 translates to MKEGIHPNYQPVVFVDANTGKEYITRSTKSSAEKKTIDGVEHSVISLEITADTHPFWTGKQHRVDTAGRIDRFNKRFAGNITGAKRKTRKAVPAKAEEEA, encoded by the coding sequence ATGAAAGAAGGTATCCACCCTAACTATCAACCGGTCGTGTTTGTCGATGCGAATACGGGTAAAGAATACATCACCCGCTCCACGAAGTCTTCCGCCGAAAAGAAGACTATCGATGGGGTTGAACATAGCGTGATTTCCCTTGAAATCACCGCTGATACCCATCCGTTCTGGACGGGTAAGCAGCACCGCGTGGATACGGCTGGCCGTATCGATCGCTTCAACAAGCGTTTCGCTGGCAACATCACGGGCGCAAAGCGCAAGACCCGCAAGGCTGTGCCCGCCAAGGCCGAAGAAGAAGCTTAA